One Persicobacter psychrovividus DNA window includes the following coding sequences:
- a CDS encoding immunity 49 family protein — MINRHKIREEFIEIWTPKPGEKSDDNFKCIPSISEFYSNIDRYNISYLGEEQLKNFTFSLVANLLQEEYFPLIHYSRQYGILHFKKASNPDQEIKQAIGDREGSVKGRLTRHNVGTDYWEKIWCLCMIFRDKKGQMALLEVPKIVHENAYPEPYVEDLAMNSAIRHMQHPDLNDGHAMEALGRAFEVIKNLDKDEDMYYIRREMCLWLDVPLLRVFGAILSKDEAQYNKELEEAINLHKEFYSIFYYYEKEPWEEEPQEWDRPMDENGWIAWRLLAAASIAYDRGLNTTVESEYIPSWLYKAEFDGLPIFFDLEKYG, encoded by the coding sequence ATGATTAATAGACATAAAATTCGGGAGGAGTTCATAGAGATATGGACACCTAAACCTGGTGAAAAAAGTGATGATAATTTTAAATGCATACCCTCAATTAGTGAATTTTATAGTAATATTGACAGGTATAATATAAGTTATTTAGGAGAAGAACAACTTAAAAACTTCACCTTTTCTTTAGTCGCTAATTTACTACAGGAAGAATATTTTCCTTTAATCCATTATTCACGTCAATATGGAATACTGCATTTTAAAAAGGCAAGTAATCCTGATCAAGAGATAAAACAGGCGATTGGAGATCGTGAGGGATCAGTAAAAGGAAGACTTACAAGGCATAATGTGGGTACCGATTATTGGGAAAAAATATGGTGTTTATGTATGATTTTTAGGGATAAAAAAGGTCAAATGGCTCTACTTGAAGTTCCAAAAATTGTACATGAGAATGCTTATCCAGAACCTTATGTAGAGGATTTAGCAATGAATAGCGCTATACGGCATATGCAACACCCTGACTTGAATGATGGTCATGCAATGGAAGCTTTAGGGCGTGCTTTTGAGGTCATTAAGAATTTGGATAAAGATGAGGACATGTACTATATCCGTAGAGAGATGTGTTTGTGGCTTGATGTTCCTTTACTTCGGGTATTTGGAGCAATACTTTCAAAAGATGAAGCACAGTACAATAAAGAATTAGAAGAGGCAATTAACTTACATAAAGAGTTTTATTCGATTTTTTATTATTATGAAAAAGAACCATGGGAGGAAGAACCTCAAGAATGGGATCGTCCGATGGATGAAAATGGATGGATTGCATGGCGTTTATTGGCAGCGGCTTCAATTGCTTATGATAGGGGACTGAATACGACTGTTGAAAGTGAGTATATACCTTCCTGGTTATATAAGGCAGAATTTGACGGATTACCAATTTTTTTTGATTTAGAAAAATATGGTTAG
- a CDS encoding IS1634 family transposase: MFVREKLNKSGSISVQVIYKSSKKYKVVKTFGSSADPNEILALKNEANRWIHGQTGQVVINFDNQRTETQQVLDKIDQVKSVGIDLLLNSIYDEIGFNLVGDLLFRRLVFSRIEYPVSKLATTEHWSLNHGMNVSVNTVYRLMDKVHSEYKEILQHLSFEHSKQVLEGEVNIAFYDVTTLYFETDHQDDLRKTGFSKEGKHQNPQIVLGLLVSRGGYPLAYEIFEGNKFEGHTMLPIVDEFCNKYNITKLVVVADSGLMSNKNVKELLNKGYGFILGARIKNMNKEVKDQILNLTLGNGESAEIAQPDGLRLIITYSDKRAKKDGKNRQKGLDKLKKNIASGKLTKSNINNRGYNKYLKLDGEVKVQLDEEKFKEDGKWDGLKGYLTNVEGNSDEIIANYGELWKIEKAFRISKTDLKIRPIFHRIQKRIESHICISFVAYKVHKELERQLNIKEAGLSPEQAIKIARSIYEIQVPLSDGSKINKVLLLQPEQVKLAELFNF, translated from the coding sequence ATGTTTGTGCGTGAAAAACTCAATAAAAGTGGTAGCATCAGTGTCCAAGTCATCTATAAATCCTCAAAAAAGTACAAAGTTGTTAAGACTTTTGGCTCATCGGCTGACCCAAACGAGATTTTAGCACTTAAAAATGAAGCAAATCGATGGATTCATGGTCAGACTGGTCAGGTTGTCATTAATTTCGATAATCAAAGAACCGAAACTCAACAGGTCCTTGACAAAATAGATCAAGTCAAATCAGTTGGCATTGATCTTCTGCTAAATTCCATTTATGACGAAATAGGCTTTAATCTTGTCGGTGATCTCTTATTTCGAAGATTGGTATTTTCTCGCATCGAATACCCTGTAAGCAAGCTTGCGACGACAGAGCATTGGTCGTTAAATCATGGAATGAATGTGTCTGTCAATACTGTTTACAGGCTAATGGATAAAGTTCATTCTGAGTATAAAGAGATATTACAACATCTTAGCTTCGAACACTCAAAACAAGTTTTAGAAGGCGAGGTGAATATTGCATTTTATGATGTAACCACTCTTTATTTTGAAACAGATCATCAAGATGATTTAAGAAAAACAGGCTTTTCAAAAGAGGGGAAACATCAAAATCCGCAAATTGTACTGGGCTTATTGGTTAGTAGAGGAGGCTATCCACTTGCTTACGAAATATTTGAAGGTAATAAGTTTGAAGGGCATACCATGTTGCCTATCGTGGATGAGTTCTGCAACAAATATAATATTACCAAGTTGGTAGTTGTTGCTGATTCAGGGCTCATGTCTAATAAAAATGTAAAAGAACTACTTAATAAAGGCTATGGATTTATTCTCGGAGCAAGAATTAAGAACATGAACAAAGAAGTCAAAGACCAAATATTAAACTTGACTTTGGGTAATGGAGAGTCTGCTGAAATAGCTCAACCTGATGGATTAAGGCTGATTATTACATATTCTGACAAAAGAGCCAAAAAGGATGGTAAAAACAGACAAAAAGGGCTTGATAAACTCAAGAAGAATATTGCATCAGGTAAGCTTACAAAGTCCAATATCAATAACAGAGGCTATAACAAATATTTAAAACTTGATGGCGAGGTAAAGGTGCAGTTAGATGAAGAGAAGTTCAAGGAAGATGGTAAATGGGATGGCCTAAAAGGCTATTTAACGAACGTAGAGGGTAATTCTGATGAAATCATTGCCAATTATGGAGAACTATGGAAAATTGAAAAAGCTTTTCGTATCTCGAAGACAGACTTAAAAATTAGACCTATATTCCATCGGATTCAAAAAAGAATTGAGAGTCATATCTGCATTTCCTTTGTTGCATATAAGGTACATAAAGAGTTGGAGAGACAGCTCAATATTAAAGAGGCAGGGCTAAGTCCTGAACAGGCAATCAAAATTGCTCGAAGCATTTATGAAATTCAAGTTCCACTGTCAGATGGCAGCAAAATAAACAAAGTACTTTTGTTGCAACCAGAGCAGGTAAAATTAGCGGAATTATTCAATTTTTGA
- a CDS encoding immunity 49 family protein: MIKRHKIREGFIEMRIPKLDPESEGNFKCITSISNSYNKIGTYNVSFLGWRQLKNFTFSLVADLQQERYFPLIHYARQYGVFHFKKASNPDQEVKQLIGDREVSATGRIMRDDVGTEYWEKIWCLCMIFRDKKGQMALLEVPKIVHENAYPEPYVEDLAMNSAIRHMQHPDLNDGHAMEALGRAFEVIKNLDKNVNMYYIRREMCLWLYVPLLRVFGAILSKDEAQYNKELEDAINLHKEFYSIFYYYEKEPWEEEPQEWDRPIDRNGWIAWRLLAAASIAYDRGLNTTVESEYIPSWLYKGEFNGLPTFFDLEKYG; the protein is encoded by the coding sequence ATGATTAAGAGACATAAGATTCGTGAGGGATTCATAGAAATGCGGATACCTAAGCTTGATCCAGAAAGTGAAGGTAATTTTAAATGTATAACTTCTATTTCTAATAGTTATAATAAAATAGGAACTTATAATGTGAGTTTTTTGGGGTGGCGTCAACTTAAAAACTTCACCTTCTCTTTAGTTGCTGATTTACAACAGGAAAGATACTTTCCATTAATCCATTATGCTCGTCAATATGGGGTGTTTCATTTTAAAAAGGCAAGTAATCCTGATCAAGAAGTAAAACAGTTGATTGGAGATCGTGAGGTATCAGCAACAGGAAGAATTATGAGGGATGATGTTGGGACTGAATATTGGGAAAAAATATGGTGTTTATGTATGATTTTTAGGGATAAAAAAGGTCAAATGGCTCTACTTGAAGTTCCAAAAATTGTACATGAGAATGCTTATCCAGAACCTTATGTAGAGGATTTAGCAATGAATAGCGCTATACGGCATATGCAACACCCTGACTTGAATGATGGTCATGCCATGGAAGCTTTAGGACGTGCTTTTGAGGTTATTAAAAATTTGGACAAAAATGTGAATATGTACTATATCCGTCGAGAGATGTGTTTATGGCTTTATGTTCCCTTACTTCGTGTATTTGGAGCAATACTTTCAAAAGATGAAGCACAGTACAATAAAGAATTAGAAGACGCAATAAACTTACATAAAGAGTTTTATTCAATATTTTATTATTATGAAAAGGAGCCATGGGAGGAAGAACCTCAAGAATGGGATCGCCCAATAGATAGGAACGGATGGATTGCTTGGCGTTTATTGGCAGCGGCTTCAATTGCTTATGATAGGGGTCTGAATACCACTGTTGAAAGTGAGTATATACCTTCCTGGTTATATAAGGGAGAATTTAATGGATTACCAACTTTTTTTGATTTAGAAAAATATGGTTAG
- a CDS encoding GIN domain-containing protein codes for MKNIFLSLLVVLGLSACTETFDIKPEGAMESKTVPLENIDLNRLMLNHHIHLKIATGEQPNLRLTADKNILPYVLVHELENTLDIRLAQSANVSEAYEVQATLVLPKPLRYAQAYDYSSIEILSPFNADSLEVLLRKHANLSAEVHSKFLKATLDDYSKIKLAGHLNDLSLDLQSGAKADTTQLNIN; via the coding sequence ATGAAAAATATATTTCTATCCTTGTTGGTCGTTCTTGGCTTGTCGGCTTGTACCGAGACTTTTGATATTAAACCCGAGGGTGCCATGGAAAGTAAAACGGTTCCGTTGGAAAATATCGATTTGAACCGACTGATGCTCAATCATCACATTCACCTGAAAATAGCAACAGGAGAACAGCCCAACCTCAGATTAACCGCAGACAAAAATATCCTGCCCTACGTGTTGGTGCATGAGTTGGAAAATACGCTCGATATTCGATTGGCGCAAAGTGCCAATGTTTCGGAAGCTTATGAAGTTCAGGCGACTTTGGTGCTGCCCAAGCCGCTGCGATATGCACAGGCTTATGATTATTCTTCCATTGAAATCCTCAGCCCTTTTAATGCCGATTCGCTTGAAGTGTTATTGAGGAAACATGCTAATTTATCCGCAGAAGTCCATTCGAAATTCCTGAAAGCAACATTGGATGATTACTCAAAAATAAAGTTAGCTGGACATTTAAATGATCTGTCGCTTGATTTACAAAGCGGAGCGAAGGCAGACACTACTCAACTCAATATCAATTAA
- a CDS encoding multidrug DMT transporter permease: MIVPSSYLISVLLCVITMFCWGSWANTQKLVSKSWPFPLFYWDYALGILILTFLSGMTFGSYGEVGRSFLSDLQQGDLSSFVSAFIGGVVFNLANLLIVAAISLAGMAVAFPVGIGIALVLGVIINYMAAPVGNATVLFTGVAMVTVAIILDAVAYGKLPNQKAGSMKKGLLLSVFGGVLMGFFFRFVAASVSNDFVNPTAGLFTPYSAVFIFSIGVFVSNFLWNSWFMYKPIDGEKSRYSEYFSLGSSRIHLIGILGGVIWAIGMGLSMIASEKAGFAISYGLGQGATMVAAAWGVFIWKEFKGAPKGVNLYIFLMFAFFISGLALIIASRFV; the protein is encoded by the coding sequence ATGATAGTACCTTCGAGTTATCTGATTTCTGTTTTATTGTGTGTAATTACCATGTTCTGTTGGGGTTCTTGGGCAAACACCCAAAAGTTAGTTTCCAAGTCGTGGCCCTTTCCATTATTCTATTGGGATTACGCTTTGGGAATCTTGATATTGACGTTTTTGTCGGGAATGACCTTCGGTAGTTATGGGGAAGTGGGCAGGAGCTTTCTATCAGATCTCCAGCAAGGAGATTTAAGTTCCTTTGTATCTGCCTTCATCGGTGGGGTGGTTTTTAATTTAGCGAATTTATTGATTGTTGCCGCCATATCGTTAGCTGGGATGGCGGTTGCGTTCCCCGTAGGTATTGGTATCGCTTTGGTATTAGGAGTAATAATAAATTATATGGCGGCCCCTGTTGGGAATGCAACCGTTTTATTTACAGGGGTGGCAATGGTTACGGTGGCCATTATTCTTGATGCGGTCGCTTACGGGAAGTTGCCAAATCAAAAAGCAGGATCAATGAAAAAAGGCCTTTTGTTGTCTGTTTTTGGCGGTGTTTTAATGGGCTTTTTCTTTCGCTTCGTAGCGGCCTCAGTTTCAAATGACTTTGTAAATCCGACAGCAGGCTTATTTACTCCGTACAGTGCGGTTTTTATTTTTTCAATAGGCGTATTTGTTTCTAATTTTTTATGGAACAGTTGGTTCATGTATAAACCCATCGACGGGGAGAAAAGTCGGTATAGCGAGTATTTCAGTCTTGGTAGCTCGAGAATACACCTTATTGGAATTCTTGGGGGAGTAATTTGGGCCATCGGAATGGGGCTTAGCATGATCGCCTCCGAAAAGGCAGGATTTGCCATTTCTTATGGCTTAGGTCAAGGCGCAACCATGGTCGCCGCCGCATGGGGGGTATTCATTTGGAAAGAATTTAAAGGGGCACCTAAAGGGGTGAATTTGTACATATTCCTCATGTTTGCCTTCTTCATTTCAGGATTGGCATTGATCATTGCCTCCCGTTTCGTTTGA
- a CDS encoding TonB-dependent receptor — translation MKKISMLLLCCMLATLSWAQTISGQVINANTKAPIPFATVKIMDQAKGTITNDKGQFEINGLEIGRYDVEASFVGYQPQRIANVLVASGKSQVLTFSMHESLKQLDGVTVRATYENNRPMNQMAGLSGETLKIESAKLMAGSIGDPARLASTFAGVTTGNLQDNGLVIRGNSPKGMLWRVEGVEVFNPNHLAGGNVAGGGFVNIFGSNMLANADFLTGAFPADYGNASSGVMDLHLREGNAQKREYFAQIGVLGIETGAEGYFKKDGGSTYNIGARVSSLGTIGRMSGSEAPDYHDVSFNMKFPTAKAGTFKLWGIGGQSSNFKPKYEYQEQWEEGVLTKYKYPKYENDWFEKDMHWAVGATGVSHEISFKNRGHLKTDLVATGNFYSYKTKWYDEVEDQFYDHNNNELNEWKYTLQTNYAQPIGQKVKLQTGFTLDQLGTDFRVAQPKEKKAVVDTLANFKEQTTFAQAYLNGTFQPTNYLSINAGVHLSHFGLTNETTIEPRMNTVLDLGHGHSVGFAYGRHSQREQLSIYYTPDSLGNRLNEQLKMQQGDHYVLNYSWALSDYFSVKIAGFYQHFFHVPVEAGTSYSLANFNKEWLVDRPLVNTGTVTNKGIELTINRSFHKGWYWMTTATLFDARYTDGNGTERNSKFNNQYVVNMLAGKEFILKGHKKQRVLGLNIKGNFMGGGYHSPLLYQEAIEAKHPVYDQTRAFSVKSPDNIFVDASIYIKTNHKHYTSSWTLDFKNATLSTTYNGYKYNMVTGQMDRYDQFFILPSLAYRIEF, via the coding sequence ATGAAGAAAATTTCAATGCTGTTACTGTGCTGTATGCTTGCAACCCTTTCTTGGGCACAGACGATCAGCGGACAGGTGATCAATGCGAATACAAAAGCGCCGATTCCTTTTGCAACCGTAAAAATTATGGATCAGGCAAAGGGAACGATTACCAATGACAAAGGACAATTTGAGATCAATGGATTGGAAATTGGCCGATACGATGTGGAAGCGAGTTTTGTGGGCTATCAGCCGCAGCGGATTGCGAATGTGTTGGTGGCCTCGGGTAAATCGCAGGTGCTTACTTTCAGCATGCACGAAAGCCTGAAACAGTTGGATGGGGTAACCGTTCGTGCCACTTATGAAAATAACCGCCCCATGAATCAGATGGCGGGACTCAGTGGTGAAACCTTGAAGATTGAGTCGGCAAAATTAATGGCGGGTAGCATCGGTGATCCGGCACGTTTGGCCTCCACCTTTGCGGGGGTAACGACAGGCAATTTGCAGGACAATGGTTTGGTGATTCGTGGTAACTCACCGAAGGGCATGTTGTGGCGAGTGGAAGGCGTGGAAGTTTTCAACCCGAATCATTTGGCAGGTGGCAATGTTGCAGGCGGTGGTTTCGTTAATATCTTCGGCAGTAATATGCTGGCAAATGCGGACTTTCTGACAGGCGCATTTCCTGCCGATTATGGTAATGCCTCTTCGGGCGTAATGGACTTGCACCTGCGGGAAGGAAATGCCCAAAAGCGGGAGTACTTTGCACAGATCGGTGTGCTGGGCATTGAAACAGGTGCGGAAGGCTATTTCAAAAAAGATGGCGGAAGCACTTATAATATTGGAGCGCGTGTTTCTTCTTTGGGCACGATTGGCCGAATGTCGGGAAGTGAAGCGCCCGATTACCATGATGTTTCTTTTAATATGAAATTCCCAACGGCTAAAGCGGGCACGTTCAAGCTTTGGGGGATTGGTGGACAGAGTTCCAATTTCAAACCTAAATATGAATATCAGGAACAATGGGAAGAAGGCGTTTTGACCAAATACAAATACCCAAAATACGAGAATGATTGGTTTGAAAAAGACATGCATTGGGCGGTTGGCGCAACGGGTGTCAGTCATGAGATCAGCTTTAAAAACCGTGGGCATTTAAAGACAGATTTGGTGGCGACAGGTAATTTTTATTCCTACAAAACAAAATGGTACGATGAGGTGGAAGATCAATTCTATGACCATAACAATAATGAACTGAACGAATGGAAATACACCTTGCAAACCAATTATGCACAGCCGATCGGTCAGAAGGTAAAATTACAGACGGGCTTTACATTGGATCAGCTCGGTACTGATTTCAGAGTCGCTCAGCCAAAAGAAAAGAAAGCCGTGGTGGATACGTTGGCGAATTTCAAGGAGCAAACCACTTTTGCGCAAGCCTATCTGAATGGAACTTTTCAGCCCACGAATTATCTGAGCATTAATGCAGGGGTTCACTTGTCGCATTTTGGTCTGACAAATGAAACCACTATCGAGCCACGGATGAATACCGTCCTTGATTTGGGACATGGGCATTCGGTGGGTTTTGCTTATGGCCGACACAGCCAAAGGGAGCAATTGTCGATTTATTATACGCCCGATAGCTTGGGCAACCGTTTGAACGAACAGCTGAAAATGCAACAGGGCGACCATTATGTGCTGAATTATTCTTGGGCATTGAGCGACTATTTCAGTGTGAAGATCGCAGGCTTCTATCAGCATTTTTTCCATGTGCCTGTTGAGGCGGGAACGTCTTATTCGTTGGCGAATTTCAACAAGGAATGGTTGGTGGATCGTCCGTTGGTGAATACAGGAACGGTAACCAATAAAGGCATCGAGCTGACGATCAACCGCAGTTTTCACAAGGGTTGGTATTGGATGACGACCGCTACCCTATTCGATGCCCGATACACGGACGGCAACGGCACTGAACGCAACTCCAAATTCAACAATCAATATGTGGTCAATATGCTGGCGGGAAAAGAGTTCATCCTGAAAGGTCACAAAAAACAGAGGGTACTTGGACTGAACATCAAGGGGAATTTTATGGGTGGTGGCTACCACTCTCCGCTGTTGTATCAGGAGGCTATCGAAGCCAAACACCCTGTTTATGACCAAACGCGCGCCTTCAGTGTCAAGAGCCCTGACAATATCTTTGTGGATGCTTCTATTTATATCAAAACCAACCACAAACACTACACGAGCAGTTGGACGCTTGATTTCAAAAATGCAACCCTTTCCACAACCTACAATGGCTATAAATACAATATGGTGACGGGGCAAATGGATCGTTATGATCAATTCTTCATTCTGCCGTCTTTGGCTTATCGCATCGAATTTTAA
- a CDS encoding MarR family winged helix-turn-helix transcriptional regulator — translation MEKTMDEWMVFITDQQKNSIPRLHSIFRRQMEAVVLAKMEARGYANFKVGHLVLLANIQPTGSISNEMAKLAQISKQGMNKVVQSLKEQGYLYTEDHPTDRRAQMIKFTEKGKVFRYDLYMAVQEIRADYESAVGVAEVKQFEQTLSKLVAYGQKHLEE, via the coding sequence ATGGAAAAGACAATGGATGAATGGATGGTGTTTATTACTGATCAGCAGAAGAACAGTATTCCGAGGTTACATTCCATCTTCAGAAGACAAATGGAAGCGGTAGTTTTGGCAAAGATGGAAGCCCGAGGCTATGCTAATTTTAAGGTCGGGCATTTGGTGTTGCTGGCCAATATTCAGCCCACGGGGTCGATCAGTAATGAAATGGCCAAGCTGGCGCAAATCAGTAAACAGGGCATGAACAAGGTGGTGCAGTCGCTGAAGGAGCAAGGTTACCTGTACACCGAAGACCACCCGACAGACCGCAGGGCGCAGATGATCAAGTTTACAGAAAAAGGCAAGGTGTTCCGCTACGATTTATATATGGCGGTGCAGGAGATTCGTGCAGACTATGAATCCGCAGTAGGGGTGGCTGAAGTCAAGCAGTTCGAGCAGACCCTTTCCAAATTGGTGGCCTACGGGCAGAAGCACCTCGAGGAGTAA
- a CDS encoding TolC family protein, whose product MKKVIIIAFALAMSLQVKAENKAPQTLQVWIQKAFTNFPNIQSARLQEKLAEDYVSFQKGNRLPMIDASASYHYVAPSPTVTLPIGPQGVDLKLFPNNNENVGVEASELLLGFGRVNSQVNKAKAQAETAHLSVQQAEEQLAFELSRLYLNLGFVEESLKVQTANIKVLVETKDLIQSRVDNGTALELDLLNIKVQIENAQNKLYDLQNGEQKILATVAYLTGEEHADLSDEVEDMSWPAQMLPERPENASNWLNNTQIQIAQAKEKIARMDLSAAKSSRLPALYLDGAVGYKNGFVPELDELKFNYRVGLTLKVPIFHGNKVRLQNHMARKKVSVSKLSTKNVITDLSQQWTKLVSEIQTNQAKLQSAQTLIDQAQTALEMAQSQYKNGAITYVDLQNARTALLNAKLASLHQQFNLSNADLEALRLNSTHYWASAE is encoded by the coding sequence ATGAAAAAAGTTATAATTATTGCTTTCGCCCTTGCGATGAGCCTTCAGGTAAAAGCAGAAAATAAAGCCCCTCAAACCCTTCAGGTTTGGATTCAAAAAGCGTTCACCAATTTCCCAAATATTCAGTCTGCTCGTTTGCAGGAAAAATTGGCCGAAGATTATGTTTCTTTCCAGAAGGGTAACCGACTGCCGATGATCGACGCCTCGGCTTCTTATCATTATGTTGCCCCTTCCCCAACGGTTACTTTACCTATTGGCCCACAGGGGGTAGACTTGAAACTGTTCCCCAACAACAATGAAAATGTTGGTGTGGAAGCCAGTGAATTGTTGCTGGGATTTGGCAGAGTAAACAGCCAGGTCAATAAAGCAAAAGCGCAAGCAGAAACGGCCCATTTGAGTGTTCAGCAGGCTGAAGAACAACTGGCTTTTGAACTTTCAAGATTATACCTGAACCTTGGTTTTGTTGAGGAAAGCCTGAAAGTGCAAACGGCCAATATCAAGGTATTGGTAGAAACCAAAGACTTGATTCAGTCTCGGGTTGATAATGGTACAGCTCTGGAGCTGGACCTGTTGAATATCAAAGTTCAGATTGAAAACGCCCAGAACAAGCTTTATGACCTTCAGAATGGTGAGCAGAAAATTCTGGCGACGGTAGCCTACCTTACTGGCGAAGAACATGCCGACCTGAGTGACGAAGTGGAAGATATGTCGTGGCCTGCACAAATGCTTCCTGAGCGCCCTGAGAACGCTTCCAACTGGCTAAACAACACCCAAATCCAGATTGCGCAAGCCAAAGAAAAAATTGCCCGCATGGACCTCTCTGCGGCCAAATCAAGCCGTTTGCCTGCCTTGTACCTTGACGGTGCAGTAGGTTACAAAAACGGGTTTGTTCCAGAACTTGACGAACTGAAATTTAATTACCGTGTAGGGCTGACACTTAAAGTGCCTATTTTCCACGGAAATAAAGTAAGGTTACAAAATCATATGGCACGCAAAAAAGTGTCCGTTTCAAAATTGTCTACAAAAAATGTGATCACCGATTTATCGCAACAGTGGACCAAGCTGGTTTCAGAAATTCAAACCAACCAGGCTAAATTGCAATCTGCACAAACGCTGATCGATCAGGCACAAACAGCCCTCGAAATGGCGCAATCGCAGTATAAAAATGGTGCCATCACTTATGTAGATCTTCAGAATGCGAGAACAGCCTTGCTCAATGCCAAGCTGGCTTCTTTACATCAGCAGTTCAATTTGAGCAATGCTGACCTGGAAGCCCTCCGACTGAACAGCACTCATTATTGGGCCAGCGCCGAATAA
- a CDS encoding GNAT family N-acetyltransferase → MISLLRTDAFHHDFLFLVRLLDRELSADVGKLPSFHQRYNRLDQVDHIVLAYVGGQVVGAGGFKLFDQRSVEFRQMFILPNFRGQGIGSKISQKLNQWLAQLHKEACGPYTSIHRLRKLPVEMAFKDKSGVNFRPIQTNSGQMKWRLLHEKSFVRAFSFNFKM, encoded by the coding sequence ATGATTAGCCTACTCAGGACAGATGCATTTCATCATGATTTTTTGTTTTTAGTTCGCTTGCTTGATCGGGAGCTGTCTGCCGATGTCGGGAAATTACCTTCTTTTCACCAACGATACAATCGCCTCGATCAGGTTGATCATATCGTGCTCGCCTATGTGGGTGGGCAGGTAGTGGGGGCTGGCGGTTTCAAGTTGTTTGATCAGCGTTCGGTGGAATTCCGGCAGATGTTTATTTTGCCCAACTTTCGGGGGCAGGGTATCGGCAGTAAAATCTCCCAAAAGCTCAATCAATGGCTGGCCCAATTGCATAAGGAGGCTTGTGGTCCATATACAAGCATTCATCGACTCCGGAAGCTTCCTGTGGAAATGGCTTTCAAGGATAAATCAGGGGTGAATTTCAGACCAATTCAGACCAATTCAGGGCAGATGAAGTGGAGGTTGCTTCATGAAAAATCTTTCGTTAGGGCTTTCAGCTTCAATTTTAAAATGTAA